Proteins from one Bartonella sp. HY328 genomic window:
- the tpiA gene encoding triose-phosphate isomerase, with amino-acid sequence MGSTIRPLIAGNWKMHGTSESLSELRAIAVGLSSDLGSGFDALICVPATLISRAHDILSGEVLALGGQDCHVLDNGAYTGDVSAPMIKDAGASFVIVGHSERREYHHESDEIVRKKAEAAHRANLVAVVCVGEKLQEREDGSALSVVESQLAGSLPDEINDKDTIIAYEPVWAIGTGKIPTIDDVEEMHGFIRSVLVKRYGENANQIRILYGGSVKPDNAATLLAVDNVNGALVGGASLKAGDFLAICNAGRK; translated from the coding sequence ATGGGTAGTACAATTCGTCCGCTAATTGCAGGAAATTGGAAAATGCATGGCACAAGCGAATCGCTTTCCGAATTACGGGCTATCGCAGTGGGTTTAAGCTCTGATCTTGGTAGCGGCTTTGATGCATTAATTTGTGTTCCGGCAACACTTATTTCGCGAGCTCATGACATTTTGTCTGGCGAAGTACTGGCTCTTGGTGGTCAGGATTGTCATGTTTTAGACAATGGTGCATATACGGGTGATGTCTCTGCGCCGATGATTAAGGACGCGGGGGCTTCTTTTGTAATTGTCGGGCATTCAGAACGACGCGAATATCATCATGAAAGTGATGAAATTGTCCGTAAAAAAGCAGAAGCTGCCCATCGAGCTAATCTTGTTGCAGTGGTGTGCGTTGGTGAAAAGTTGCAAGAACGTGAAGACGGTAGCGCTCTTTCAGTGGTGGAAAGCCAGTTGGCTGGTTCATTGCCTGATGAAATCAACGATAAAGATACAATTATCGCTTATGAGCCTGTTTGGGCCATTGGCACCGGAAAAATTCCAACTATCGACGATGTGGAAGAAATGCATGGCTTCATCCGTAGTGTTTTGGTAAAGCGTTATGGTGAAAATGCAAATCAAATACGTATCCTTTATGGCGGTTCAGTAAAGCCTGATAATGCAGCAACTTTGCTGGCTGTTGATAATGTCAATGGCGCACTTGTTGGAGGTGCAAGCTTAAAAGCAGGAGATTTTCTTGCAATTTGCAATGCTGGACGTAAGTGA
- a CDS encoding EAL domain-containing protein has protein sequence MLIGMSKFAFSADPVKISPDSAAVDLSGFVEISLDQGSSFRITTPPDPEGIIHGIEVQANGENSQGNWAVLTLANPSDRQLDRLIVAPHYRLAGSGLLDPDLGSIRIQSITPSEGFTLERQASPDSDVFRFTINPGAVVTLVAELGSRDLPQLYLWEPDAYKDTVNSYTLYRGILLGISGLLALLLTILFVVKGTSLFPATAAFAWAVLGYICVDFSFLNKLFNVVPNSEPLWRAGTEVALAGTILVFLFTYLHLHRWHYHFSFGIVLWLGALCGLGGMVLIDPVQAAGFARVSLGATALIGVLLICYLTIRGYDRAIMLVPSWILFILWLVAAYAAVTGKLDNDIVQPALAGGLVLIVLLLSFTVMQHAFSSGAGNQGIFSDLERQALAVMGTDQIVWDWDVVRDRVVTTPDLSIYIGSAAKSLIGPMRNWLPAMHSDDRDRFRMTLDAILDTRAGRLDQTFRLRAGDSQYRWFSLRARPVIGPDGEIIRCVGMLMDVTEHKKAEERLLHNSIYDSLTGLPNRQLFLDRLQAYCDLAQNDENLKPTLLIIDFDNFRSINQRYGLSVGDTFLLAMARRLARHLKPLDTLSRISSDRFAFLLASQNDLSKVANFTINLKKALNMPISFAKREVQLTASIGLLPWLGGTATAEDRLNDGILAMFAAKYNGGNKIEPFRPVFRSQNIEKRSIDDELREALSHDQINVVYHPVLKIADGTLVGFEAMLQWDHPSRGTLFTQDFISAAENAGITMELANFVLHRAAQGIALLNQKFPGNRYFVSVNLPSADLLRNDLVTGIQSMIVRNPLREGQLLIEMPEAVLMQNPELSVSLFERLKGLGVGLVLDNFGTGYSSLSYFVRFPFDIIKLDRSLLNNERPKQNILLRSLIGMAHDLGFQVIAEGVESEGLAIMLKNAKCEYLQSNTFSMPIAIESVLELIANHKK, from the coding sequence ATGCTCATTGGCATGTCAAAATTTGCCTTTTCAGCGGATCCCGTCAAGATATCGCCGGATAGTGCTGCTGTTGATTTATCGGGATTTGTTGAAATTTCGCTTGATCAGGGTTCCAGTTTCCGTATTACCACGCCTCCCGATCCAGAGGGAATCATTCACGGCATTGAAGTGCAGGCAAATGGCGAAAACTCTCAAGGTAATTGGGCGGTTTTAACGCTTGCTAATCCTAGCGATCGTCAGCTTGATCGTTTAATTGTTGCACCCCATTATCGCCTTGCTGGTTCTGGCTTACTTGATCCTGATCTTGGTTCTATTCGTATTCAATCTATAACTCCAAGTGAGGGTTTTACACTTGAGCGGCAAGCCAGCCCCGACTCAGATGTTTTTCGCTTTACAATTAATCCTGGCGCAGTTGTAACGCTTGTTGCAGAGCTTGGATCGCGTGATTTGCCGCAATTATATTTATGGGAACCAGATGCTTATAAGGATACTGTGAATTCTTATACTCTTTATCGTGGTATCCTTCTTGGGATTTCTGGCCTTTTGGCTTTGCTTCTTACTATTTTATTTGTTGTTAAAGGTACCTCACTTTTTCCAGCAACCGCCGCTTTTGCTTGGGCGGTGCTTGGTTATATTTGTGTTGATTTCAGTTTTTTAAACAAACTTTTCAATGTTGTTCCTAATTCTGAACCACTATGGCGAGCGGGTACCGAAGTGGCCTTGGCTGGTACAATATTGGTTTTCCTCTTCACCTATCTGCATTTACATCGTTGGCATTATCATTTTAGTTTCGGTATCGTGTTGTGGCTTGGCGCGCTTTGTGGTCTCGGCGGTATGGTCCTTATTGATCCGGTACAAGCCGCTGGTTTTGCGCGTGTTTCACTTGGTGCAACAGCATTAATCGGCGTTTTACTTATTTGTTATTTGACCATTCGCGGCTATGACCGAGCTATTATGCTGGTGCCGAGTTGGATTTTGTTTATTCTTTGGCTGGTTGCTGCCTATGCCGCAGTTACTGGTAAGTTAGATAATGATATTGTTCAACCTGCATTAGCTGGTGGTCTTGTGCTTATCGTGCTATTATTAAGCTTCACAGTTATGCAGCATGCATTTTCAAGCGGTGCTGGTAATCAAGGTATTTTTTCTGATCTTGAGAGGCAGGCACTTGCCGTTATGGGAACTGATCAGATCGTCTGGGATTGGGACGTAGTAAGAGATCGGGTCGTTACTACACCAGATTTATCTATTTATATTGGATCTGCAGCAAAGAGTCTTATTGGGCCAATGCGCAATTGGTTGCCGGCCATGCACTCTGATGATCGAGATCGTTTCCGAATGACTCTTGATGCAATTTTGGATACGCGTGCAGGCCGCCTTGATCAGACGTTCCGGCTGAGGGCTGGCGATAGTCAATATCGTTGGTTTTCGTTGCGTGCACGTCCTGTTATTGGTCCGGACGGCGAAATTATACGTTGTGTCGGCATGCTAATGGATGTCACTGAGCATAAAAAGGCCGAAGAGCGTTTGCTGCATAATTCAATTTATGACAGCCTAACAGGTCTTCCCAATCGACAATTGTTTTTAGACCGTTTACAGGCTTATTGTGATTTGGCGCAAAATGATGAAAATCTAAAACCCACACTTTTGATTATCGACTTTGACAACTTCCGCTCGATTAATCAACGCTACGGCCTGTCGGTAGGTGATACATTCTTGCTCGCCATGGCGCGGCGACTTGCTCGTCATCTCAAACCATTGGATACGTTAAGTCGTATTTCTTCCGATAGATTTGCATTTTTACTCGCGTCACAAAATGATCTTTCCAAGGTAGCAAATTTTACTATCAATCTTAAAAAAGCCTTGAATATGCCAATTAGCTTTGCAAAACGCGAAGTGCAATTGACAGCCTCTATTGGTCTCTTGCCATGGCTCGGCGGTACTGCTACTGCGGAAGATCGTCTCAATGATGGTATCTTAGCAATGTTTGCGGCAAAATATAATGGCGGCAATAAAATTGAACCATTTAGGCCGGTTTTCCGTAGCCAAAATATTGAAAAGCGCTCAATCGACGATGAATTGCGTGAAGCTTTAAGTCACGATCAAATTAATGTGGTTTATCATCCTGTATTAAAAATCGCTGACGGTACATTGGTAGGATTTGAAGCGATGTTGCAATGGGATCACCCAAGCCGTGGTACATTATTTACTCAAGACTTTATTTCTGCTGCCGAAAATGCTGGAATCACTATGGAACTTGCTAATTTTGTGTTGCATCGGGCTGCGCAAGGTATAGCTTTACTAAATCAAAAATTCCCAGGTAATCGTTACTTCGTTTCAGTTAATTTACCAAGTGCTGACTTGCTTCGTAATGATTTGGTAACTGGCATTCAATCGATGATCGTTCGAAATCCATTGCGTGAAGGACAATTATTGATCGAAATGCCAGAAGCGGTGCTTATGCAAAATCCTGAACTTTCGGTATCCTTATTTGAAAGGTTAAAAGGTCTTGGTGTTGGCTTGGTGCTCGATAATTTTGGTACCGGTTATTCTTCACTTTCTTATTTTGTACGTTTCCCATTTGATATTATTAAACTTGATCGTTCGCTGCTTAATAATGAGCGTCCAAAACAAAATATCTTATTGCGTTCGCTAATTGGAATGGCGCATGATTTAGGTTTTCAAGTGATTGCCGAAGGTGTTGAAAGCGAAGGGCTTGCTATCATGCTAAAAAATGCGAAATGTGAATATTTGCAATCAAACACATTTAGCATGCCGATTGCGATCGAGTCGGTGCTTGAGTTAATAGCCAATCATAAAAAATGA
- a CDS encoding cytochrome c oxidase assembly factor 1 family protein, with amino-acid sequence MSHVEPISWWARNKGWFFPLLIILGCIGAFILVICTIIYFVVGAVKKSEPYLLGLEIAKKNAEIVALMGEPIEEGFFVGGNTPAPNEQGMIDMSIPLTGPKGSGVVLIVGQKLGDDWKYSRILFRSNETTAVVDLRPQAVE; translated from the coding sequence ATGTCGCATGTTGAGCCAATTAGTTGGTGGGCGCGTAATAAGGGGTGGTTTTTCCCCCTTTTGATTATACTTGGCTGCATAGGTGCTTTTATTCTTGTGATTTGCACCATTATTTATTTTGTTGTTGGTGCAGTGAAAAAGTCTGAGCCTTATCTACTAGGACTGGAAATAGCAAAAAAAAATGCTGAAATTGTTGCTTTAATGGGTGAACCGATTGAAGAAGGTTTTTTTGTTGGTGGTAATACGCCTGCACCCAATGAACAAGGAATGATTGATATGTCCATTCCACTTACTGGGCCCAAAGGAAGTGGTGTTGTGTTAATCGTTGGTCAAAAACTTGGCGATGATTGGAAATATAGTAGAATTTTGTTCCGTAGCAATGAAACAACAGCTGTTGTGGATTTAAGACCGCAAGCGGTTGAATAA
- a CDS encoding methyltransferase → MIDEDALEEAYNRGLSLEKSGDFDGAAIAYREALELDSDDHAGASVRLAAMGKGDVPQNAPKAYVATLFDQHADVFDMILVDQLQYDVPLQLRERLIEVLDGDFMFEHMLDLGCGTGLSADALDDMAKEKTGIDISENMVAIAYEKGDYDKLFVGDAVGFLEQAGDQQWDLIVATDVLPYMGQLDDFFKNVAGHLENGGIFGFSSETTDKESFADRPFIVGPFQRFAHSEDYLVKVLNDNGLIILDCQNIVVRLEQQKPVAGQLFIAQKNSPHK, encoded by the coding sequence ATGATTGATGAAGATGCCCTTGAAGAAGCTTACAATCGCGGTTTAAGCTTGGAAAAATCGGGTGATTTTGATGGGGCTGCAATTGCATATCGCGAAGCTTTAGAGCTCGATTCTGATGATCATGCCGGTGCGTCGGTGCGCTTGGCGGCGATGGGGAAGGGGGATGTGCCTCAAAATGCACCCAAAGCCTATGTTGCTACATTATTTGATCAACATGCCGACGTATTTGATATGATTCTCGTCGACCAATTGCAATATGATGTGCCATTACAATTGCGAGAACGCTTGATTGAAGTGCTGGACGGCGATTTTATGTTTGAGCATATGCTTGATCTTGGTTGTGGTACAGGCCTATCGGCAGATGCGCTTGATGATATGGCCAAGGAGAAAACGGGCATTGATATATCTGAAAATATGGTCGCCATTGCCTATGAAAAAGGGGATTATGATAAGCTATTTGTTGGTGATGCAGTTGGTTTCTTAGAGCAAGCAGGTGATCAACAGTGGGATCTCATTGTAGCAACAGATGTATTGCCTTATATGGGCCAATTGGATGATTTTTTTAAAAACGTCGCAGGTCATCTTGAAAATGGCGGGATTTTTGGTTTTTCAAGTGAAACTACTGATAAGGAATCTTTTGCTGATCGCCCCTTTATCGTCGGGCCTTTTCAGCGCTTTGCTCACAGTGAAGATTACTTAGTAAAGGTTTTAAATGATAATGGCTTAATCATACTTGATTGTCAAAATATCGTTGTGCGCCTTGAACAGCAAAAACCTGTTGCGGGTCAGCTTTTTATAGCGCAAAAAAATTCCCCCCATAAATAG
- a CDS encoding bile acid:sodium symporter family protein, with translation MARFLPDKFLTILIATIILASFLPVSGKGADWFSLATKCAVALLFFLHGARLSGEAVLAGVTHWRLHLMVFLSTFVLFPILGLGAGWLIPSLKQSIFYAGILYLCVLPSTVQSSIAFTSIAGGNVPAAIVSASASNILGMFVTPFLVGLLFQAHSGAGISLDAFLSIIVQLLLPFLAGQLCRRFLGSFLNSHKTLTSIVDRGSIVMVVYLAFSEAVTQKLWANTSWHDLMAMVGFDVVLLFLVLTITWWSAKLLKFNEPDCITIMFCGSKKSLASGAPMANAIFSSYSHINIGAVVLPLMLFHQIQLMACTIIARHLSQRKEKRDD, from the coding sequence GTGGCACGCTTTTTACCTGATAAATTTTTAACCATTTTAATTGCAACAATTATCCTTGCTAGTTTCTTGCCAGTAAGTGGTAAGGGGGCAGATTGGTTTTCGCTTGCTACAAAATGTGCTGTAGCGCTTTTATTCTTTTTGCATGGCGCGCGCTTGTCGGGTGAGGCGGTTTTAGCTGGTGTTACCCATTGGCGTTTGCATTTAATGGTATTTTTGTCAACATTTGTGCTGTTCCCTATTCTTGGTCTTGGTGCTGGTTGGCTTATTCCCTCATTAAAGCAATCTATTTTTTATGCTGGCATTCTTTATTTGTGTGTGTTGCCTTCAACAGTGCAATCATCTATTGCTTTTACCTCAATTGCAGGTGGAAATGTGCCTGCGGCGATTGTTTCAGCTTCCGCATCAAATATATTAGGCATGTTTGTTACGCCCTTTCTTGTGGGGCTTTTATTTCAGGCTCATTCAGGGGCGGGTATTTCTCTTGATGCTTTTTTAAGTATTATCGTACAGCTTTTATTACCTTTTTTAGCGGGCCAGCTATGCCGACGTTTTCTTGGCTCTTTTTTAAATAGTCACAAAACCTTAACCTCAATTGTTGATCGTGGTTCTATTGTTATGGTTGTTTATCTTGCCTTTTCAGAAGCTGTGACACAAAAATTATGGGCAAATACATCATGGCATGATCTTATGGCCATGGTGGGATTTGATGTTGTCTTATTATTCCTTGTATTGACGATTACATGGTGGAGTGCCAAACTTTTGAAGTTTAATGAGCCGGATTGTATTACAATTATGTTTTGTGGCTCCAAAAAAAGCTTGGCAAGCGGTGCTCCTATGGCAAATGCCATATTTTCAAGCTATAGCCATATTAATATTGGTGCTGTTGTGTTGCCTTTGATGCTATTTCATCAAATTCAGCTTATGGCGTGTACTATAATTGCCCGACATTTGTCGCAGCGGAAAGAAAAAAGAGATGATTGA
- a CDS encoding gamma carbonic anhydrase family protein encodes MTIYVLDGHMPHIVEKKTSFVAKSADIIGQVIINDSASIWFGAILRGDNEPIIVGEGSNVQDGATIHTDKDIPVTIGRNCTIGHRAIIHGCIIGDNCLIGMGAVIMNKAVIGENSIVGAGALVTEGQVFPANSLIIGCPAKVKRSLTEGEIAKNTASAKLYQKNSIRYINGLEEMQKTGL; translated from the coding sequence ATGACTATTTATGTTCTTGATGGGCACATGCCGCATATCGTCGAAAAGAAAACTAGTTTTGTAGCAAAAAGCGCGGATATTATCGGCCAGGTAATTATTAATGATTCTGCTAGTATATGGTTTGGTGCCATTTTACGGGGTGATAATGAACCTATTATTGTGGGTGAAGGCTCCAATGTACAAGATGGTGCGACTATCCACACCGATAAAGACATTCCTGTCACTATTGGGCGCAATTGCACAATAGGTCATCGTGCTATTATTCATGGTTGCATTATTGGTGATAATTGTCTCATTGGCATGGGGGCTGTGATTATGAATAAGGCGGTCATTGGAGAAAATTCAATCGTTGGTGCAGGAGCATTGGTGACAGAGGGGCAAGTTTTTCCAGCTAATTCATTGATTATTGGTTGTCCAGCTAAAGTAAAACGCAGTCTTACTGAGGGCGAAATTGCAAAAAACACTGCATCAGCTAAATTGTACCAAAAAAATTCAATTCGCTATATCAATGGCTTAGAAGAAATGCAAAAAACTGGCCTGTAA
- a CDS encoding TolC family protein, whose product MMASQGKIWGKESAMKSLSNSSGKVIIVALSMACVLTLSGCQGLKLKRNQNVQALSNPPQSTLALARANDVSNASNNPLHTINTDNLNITDAVGIAIARHPDIGRASAVVVQSNAQISIEKSAWYPTFQYGVDPGYNRYYASSNSDRTGSSVRGSVGVTQLVYDFGRTSSRIGVAKATYEKDSYLLSKAVEDVATNMSVVFIELSASQELIAAAEREYGAMRRTQEKIAERVQSGLSDAVDLNQADVAIQRARSDLLSAQNRFDIAAGRFAEITGIRPTKVANMETTSKFLDSLGRGRNTIENTPNVLAADAEVKASLERVRLAKAQLYPSVSVAASQQKSTGQRNITNDNSFVGLQLSGSLNSGFREKHQIASAQAEVNAAKQASENERLVARTTVSSAKTEADGATARMGNSKQLMSLSLTSRDLYWQQYTLNKRPLTDVVNAERETFIAESEYVTAMADYMTARIKAYTAVGELVERLRGGR is encoded by the coding sequence ATGATGGCATCGCAGGGTAAAATATGGGGAAAAGAATCTGCAATGAAATCTTTATCAAACTCATCAGGCAAAGTGATTATTGTTGCGCTATCAATGGCATGCGTTTTGACTTTATCAGGTTGCCAAGGATTAAAGTTAAAGCGAAATCAGAATGTGCAAGCTTTATCAAATCCGCCCCAATCTACTCTCGCATTAGCAAGGGCGAATGATGTTAGTAATGCAAGTAACAATCCGCTCCATACAATCAATACTGATAACCTCAATATTACTGATGCGGTGGGTATTGCAATTGCGCGCCATCCAGATATTGGCCGCGCATCTGCTGTGGTTGTTCAAAGTAATGCGCAAATTTCCATTGAAAAGTCGGCTTGGTATCCAACATTCCAATATGGTGTTGATCCAGGTTATAACCGTTATTACGCCTCAAGCAATAGTGACCGAACTGGCTCAAGCGTGCGTGGTTCAGTAGGTGTAACGCAATTAGTCTATGATTTTGGTCGCACTTCAAGCCGAATTGGTGTTGCTAAAGCAACTTATGAAAAAGATAGCTACCTTTTATCTAAAGCCGTAGAAGATGTTGCAACCAATATGTCAGTTGTATTTATTGAATTGTCAGCGTCTCAAGAGTTGATTGCTGCGGCAGAGCGCGAATATGGTGCCATGCGGCGTACACAAGAAAAGATTGCAGAGCGCGTTCAAAGCGGTCTTTCTGATGCGGTCGATCTTAACCAGGCAGATGTTGCTATTCAACGCGCGCGCTCAGATCTTTTATCGGCTCAAAATAGATTTGATATAGCTGCTGGACGTTTCGCTGAAATAACTGGTATCCGCCCGACAAAAGTAGCGAATATGGAAACAACCTCAAAATTCCTTGATTCTCTTGGCCGTGGACGCAATACGATTGAAAATACGCCTAATGTTTTAGCAGCTGATGCGGAAGTTAAAGCTTCGCTCGAACGTGTTAGGCTTGCAAAAGCACAACTTTACCCATCGGTAAGTGTGGCAGCCAGCCAACAAAAATCCACAGGACAGCGCAATATTACCAATGATAATTCATTTGTTGGCTTGCAATTAAGCGGTTCATTAAATTCAGGCTTTAGGGAAAAACACCAAATTGCTTCAGCACAGGCTGAGGTAAATGCAGCCAAGCAGGCAAGTGAAAATGAGCGCCTCGTTGCACGGACAACTGTCAGCTCTGCCAAAACAGAAGCTGATGGTGCTACCGCCAGAATGGGTAATTCAAAACAACTGATGTCACTATCTTTGACATCGCGCGATCTTTATTGGCAACAATATACATTAAATAAACGTCCTCTAACGGATGTTGTGAATGCCGAACGCGAAACTTTTATTGCTGAAAGTGAATATGTTACAGCAATGGCCGACTACATGACCGCACGTATTAAAGCTTACACTGCGGTTGGTGAACTGGTGGAGCGTTTAAGAGGCGGACGATAA
- a CDS encoding type I secretion system permease/ATPase yields the protein MTDKIENISSIQPAFDATKWTDVLLLAARQLSIKSSPELVRNAAAWTKGGDPKQSTIDIALACGLNATYLSIDESNLSNTMLPCVIEIGKELGLLTAFDEKQALIHFVVNGKSFERRVALDQLFKAGKRQILLLDRHEAVRDDRLDKYLEEKPQSWLRGIFTSNWPLMVQLGLGSLFGNLLAIGTSLFAMQVWDRVVPSQSLSTLWVLFTGVAIAMIMEFLMRMSRVSVTDYFGKLADLKLSGMFFSRTLNIRNDSRPRSPGTLVSQLRDLDQIRELLTSSTLGVLIDLPFVTVFLAIIWALGGPLVWIPILAIPLIILPGIIAQIPLAKLANAGLDEAALRNAVLMESIYRAEDIKLLQAEPRFRNVWDNVNKTSGDISLKQRKWAALLMHFSQMIQQLAYVGVIVAGVYGILNNVMSFGAVLACSILTSRTIAPLAQIPGILGRLQNARVGKKALDGLLTLPVDHDSKNDYYHKPVILGNFDFTNVAYAYGPMEKPALVIPRLTVTAGERIAVLGRVGAGKSTLLRMIAGLSAPVQGQITLDGTPMKIIDIADIRRDVGAMLQESSLFYGTLRDNLLIGSPLASDEDILKAMRLACADKLLLNQPHGLDLKLRESGIGLSGGQKQALMLSRLYLRSPNVVILDEPTASLDEGTEVEVLRNLQQWLTNRTLIVATHRYPVLSLVDRILIVDNGRIIRDGPKDEILKAMSAGQQAVQPTPTTEATKTPNPYAKSGSGVLSIKPAKASENPFRK from the coding sequence ATGACCGATAAAATTGAAAATATTAGCAGTATACAACCTGCCTTTGATGCAACCAAATGGACTGATGTTTTACTTCTAGCTGCGCGTCAGCTTAGTATAAAATCTTCACCTGAATTGGTGCGTAATGCAGCAGCTTGGACAAAAGGCGGGGATCCGAAACAATCTACAATAGATATTGCTTTGGCCTGTGGCCTTAACGCAACCTATTTAAGCATAGACGAAAGCAATCTTTCTAATACTATGTTGCCATGCGTCATTGAAATTGGCAAAGAACTAGGTTTACTGACTGCCTTTGATGAAAAGCAGGCTTTGATCCATTTTGTAGTAAACGGAAAGTCTTTTGAACGCCGTGTTGCGCTTGACCAACTATTTAAGGCTGGAAAACGTCAAATCTTATTGCTTGACCGTCATGAAGCTGTGCGCGACGACCGACTTGACAAATATCTTGAAGAAAAGCCACAATCATGGTTAAGGGGTATTTTTACCAGCAATTGGCCTCTTATGGTGCAATTGGGACTTGGCTCTCTTTTTGGCAACCTTCTTGCTATCGGTACTTCACTTTTTGCGATGCAAGTTTGGGATCGCGTTGTTCCATCGCAATCACTCTCAACGCTATGGGTTCTTTTTACCGGCGTTGCAATTGCAATGATTATGGAATTCTTGATGCGTATGTCACGCGTATCAGTTACGGATTATTTTGGAAAGCTTGCTGACTTAAAATTGTCTGGTATGTTTTTCTCACGCACATTAAATATTCGCAATGATTCACGACCACGTTCACCTGGCACATTGGTTTCGCAGCTACGTGATCTTGACCAAATTCGTGAATTGCTTACCTCTAGTACACTTGGTGTATTAATTGATTTACCTTTTGTTACAGTGTTCTTGGCCATTATATGGGCGCTTGGTGGTCCATTAGTTTGGATTCCAATCCTTGCTATTCCGTTGATTATTCTACCTGGTATCATTGCGCAAATTCCGCTCGCTAAACTAGCAAATGCTGGCCTTGACGAAGCGGCGCTGCGCAACGCAGTTTTAATGGAATCTATCTACCGCGCAGAAGACATTAAATTACTACAAGCAGAACCACGCTTTCGTAATGTCTGGGATAACGTCAACAAGACGAGCGGTGACATCAGCTTGAAACAGCGCAAATGGGCTGCGCTATTGATGCATTTTTCACAAATGATACAACAGCTTGCTTATGTCGGCGTAATTGTTGCGGGTGTATATGGTATTTTGAACAATGTCATGTCATTTGGTGCTGTGCTTGCCTGCTCTATCCTAACCAGTCGTACAATTGCTCCATTAGCACAAATTCCAGGTATTTTGGGTCGTTTGCAAAATGCCCGCGTTGGTAAAAAAGCGCTTGATGGTTTGCTCACTTTACCAGTCGATCATGACAGCAAAAATGATTATTACCATAAGCCCGTGATTTTAGGTAACTTCGACTTTACAAATGTTGCCTATGCCTATGGTCCTATGGAAAAACCAGCCTTAGTTATACCTCGCTTGACTGTCACAGCTGGTGAGCGGATTGCTGTATTGGGGCGTGTTGGTGCTGGTAAATCTACACTATTGCGTATGATTGCTGGACTTTCTGCCCCTGTTCAAGGTCAAATTACGCTTGATGGCACACCAATGAAAATTATTGATATTGCAGATATCCGCCGCGACGTTGGTGCAATGCTGCAAGAATCAAGCCTTTTTTACGGCACATTGCGTGATAATCTTCTTATTGGTAGCCCATTAGCAAGCGATGAAGATATTTTAAAAGCAATGCGACTAGCATGTGCAGATAAATTATTACTAAATCAGCCTCATGGTTTGGATTTAAAACTACGCGAAAGTGGTATTGGACTTTCAGGTGGACAAAAACAAGCGCTTATGCTGAGCCGTCTTTATTTACGTTCACCTAACGTCGTAATCCTAGACGAACCCACTGCATCTCTTGATGAGGGGACGGAAGTTGAAGTTTTACGCAATCTCCAACAATGGCTAACCAATCGCACGCTAATCGTTGCTACCCATAGATATCCAGTTTTATCACTCGTTGACCGGATATTAATTGTAGATAATGGTCGCATCATTAGGGATGGACCTAAGGATGAAATATTAAAAGCAATGAGCGCTGGCCAGCAAGCTGTGCAGCCAACACCGACTACCGAAGCCACAAAAACGCCCAACCCATATGCTAAATCGGGTTCTGGTGTGCTGTCAATCAAGCCAGCCAAGGCATCAGAAAACCCATTTAGAAAATAA